In a genomic window of Arachnia rubra:
- a CDS encoding phospholipase D-like domain-containing protein, protein MRRVLRFLRVAIPRISVGLLLTQLALMIGVTGWESLRKKHRKLRHFPYSPAQPVTVGQDEITVYTFGEELYRDMLAAIDGARKVVNFETYIWKSDEVGETFKDALGRAAARGVEVNVIWDDFANLVVPRRFFHMPEGVFAMRHPAFPKPWSPKTWGRDHRKLLIVDHEKGFIGGYNIGKLYAKQWRDTHARVVGPGAAELENAFVDFWNQNAARQGLPELPNDQQRRWNSPLKVYRNVPRIQVYPIRNMYLEAIDRATERIWLTHAYLIPDDDLVAALRDAVKRGVDVRIIVPDRSNHAVADWLSRGFYTDLLNSGIRLFLYQGAMVHSKTAVIDGAWSTIGTANLDRLSLQGNYEANLEITDQDVAAHMEEVFAMDEGNTVEMTAETWHRRPWWKKAAESLLSPWRPLF, encoded by the coding sequence ATGAGGCGAGTCCTGAGGTTTCTCCGTGTCGCTATTCCACGCATCAGCGTTGGTTTGTTGCTGACCCAGCTGGCCCTCATGATCGGCGTGACCGGCTGGGAGTCGCTGCGTAAGAAGCACCGGAAGCTACGCCACTTCCCCTATTCACCTGCCCAACCGGTCACCGTTGGGCAGGATGAGATCACCGTCTACACCTTCGGCGAAGAGCTCTACCGCGACATGCTCGCCGCCATTGACGGCGCCCGGAAGGTGGTGAATTTCGAAACCTACATCTGGAAGTCCGACGAGGTGGGCGAAACCTTCAAGGACGCGCTGGGGCGAGCCGCGGCCCGTGGGGTCGAAGTGAACGTCATCTGGGATGACTTCGCGAATCTCGTGGTGCCTCGCCGCTTCTTCCACATGCCGGAGGGAGTGTTCGCAATGCGGCACCCGGCATTCCCGAAACCATGGTCACCGAAGACCTGGGGCCGCGACCACCGGAAACTGTTGATCGTCGACCACGAGAAGGGATTCATCGGCGGGTACAACATCGGCAAGCTGTACGCGAAACAGTGGCGCGACACCCACGCCCGAGTGGTCGGCCCTGGAGCGGCCGAGCTGGAGAATGCCTTCGTGGACTTCTGGAACCAGAACGCCGCCCGCCAAGGGCTGCCTGAACTCCCCAATGACCAGCAGCGGCGCTGGAACTCCCCCCTGAAGGTGTACCGGAACGTGCCCCGGATCCAGGTCTACCCCATACGCAACATGTATCTGGAGGCCATCGACCGGGCCACGGAGCGCATCTGGCTGACCCACGCCTATCTCATCCCCGACGACGACCTGGTGGCCGCCCTACGGGACGCTGTGAAGCGCGGGGTGGATGTCCGGATCATCGTCCCCGACCGCTCGAACCACGCCGTGGCCGACTGGCTGTCGCGGGGCTTCTACACCGATCTGCTGAACTCCGGCATCCGGTTGTTCCTCTACCAGGGGGCGATGGTGCATTCGAAGACCGCCGTGATCGACGGCGCCTGGTCGACCATCGGCACCGCTAACCTTGACCGTCTCAGCCTGCAGGGCAACTACGAGGCAAACCTTGAGATCACCGACCAGGATGTGGCCGCCCACATGGAAGAGGTCTTCGCGATGGACGAGGGCAACACCGTCGAGATGACCGCGGAAACCTGGCATCGCCGTCCATGGTGGAAGAAGGCTGCCGAGTCGCTGCTGAGCCCCTGGCGTCCCCTGTTCTGA
- the pcrA gene encoding DNA helicase PcrA codes for MPSPQGSARAVDETELLAGLNGPQREAVTHAGTPVLVVAGAGSGKTRVLTRRIAHLVGVRGVHPGAVLAITFTNKAAAEMRERVMELVGNRAKLMWVSTFHSACVRILRSEIDRFGIAKSFSIYDDADSKRLVSLVMRDQELDPKRFPVRAVMSAISTWKNELVDFEAAKEQASGPVQQANAGVYEEYQARLRAANALDFDDLIMTTVHLFQAFPEVREKYRRRFRHVLVDEYQDTNHAQYALIRELCGQATASATEAPTAGPAELMVVGDSDQSIYAFRGATIRNILDFESDFPGARTIVLDQNYRSSNTILQAANAVIARNRGRRDKTLWSDLGEGVPIVGWVADTEHDEAQFVAREIDRLVDDGSTRYGDVAVFYRTNSQSRALEEVFIRVGMPYRVVGGVRFYERREVRDAIAYLRAIANPADDVSVRRILNVPKRGIGDRAEAAVSALASAERITFFDALSRSHEAPGLATRSAKQIRGFVDLIERHRVMMAQGEPADAILTSVLTGSGYLAELQNSTDPQDETRLENLEELVNVAAEFAATASAVDLAQEAAEDDSALAAGMPEPDASLPAFLERIALVADSDQLPGGEEEHAVVTLMTLHTAKGLEFDTVFLTGMEEGIFPHLRAMESHDELEEERRLAYVGITRARKLLHLSRATMRVTFGQPAYNPASRFLDEIPDSLMDWRRLGEVTTWAAGSAERTSRTRDALSSGTGSRRPTASDLAVGDRVAHTAFGLGTVLAVHGAGPKQQVDVDFGSAGKKRLAISHAPMEKL; via the coding sequence ATGCCGTCGCCCCAAGGTTCGGCGCGTGCTGTCGATGAAACCGAACTGCTAGCGGGACTCAATGGGCCGCAGCGCGAGGCCGTGACCCATGCCGGGACCCCGGTGCTGGTCGTGGCTGGCGCCGGATCCGGTAAGACCCGCGTCCTGACCCGGCGGATAGCTCACCTGGTCGGGGTGCGGGGCGTGCACCCGGGAGCTGTGCTGGCCATCACCTTCACCAATAAGGCGGCGGCCGAGATGCGGGAACGTGTCATGGAGCTCGTGGGAAACCGGGCGAAGCTGATGTGGGTCTCCACATTTCACTCGGCCTGTGTGCGCATCCTGCGTTCGGAGATCGACCGCTTTGGCATCGCGAAATCCTTCTCCATCTACGATGACGCCGACTCCAAGCGCCTCGTGTCCCTGGTGATGCGGGACCAGGAACTCGACCCGAAACGATTCCCCGTGCGTGCGGTGATGAGCGCCATCAGCACCTGGAAGAACGAGCTGGTCGACTTCGAGGCCGCGAAGGAGCAGGCCTCAGGACCGGTGCAGCAGGCCAATGCCGGGGTCTATGAGGAATACCAGGCGCGCCTCAGGGCCGCCAACGCCCTCGACTTCGACGACCTGATCATGACCACCGTCCACCTGTTCCAGGCCTTCCCGGAGGTCCGGGAGAAGTACCGGCGCCGGTTCCGGCACGTGCTGGTGGACGAATACCAGGACACGAACCATGCCCAGTACGCGCTAATCCGTGAACTGTGCGGGCAGGCCACTGCATCGGCAACCGAGGCTCCGACCGCCGGACCTGCCGAGTTGATGGTGGTGGGCGATTCCGACCAGTCCATCTACGCCTTCCGTGGGGCCACGATCCGCAACATCCTCGACTTCGAGAGTGACTTCCCCGGAGCCCGGACCATCGTCTTGGACCAGAACTACCGCTCCAGCAACACGATCCTGCAGGCCGCGAACGCCGTGATCGCACGGAACCGGGGACGCCGCGACAAGACCCTGTGGAGCGACCTGGGGGAGGGCGTCCCGATAGTCGGATGGGTCGCTGACACCGAGCACGACGAGGCCCAGTTCGTGGCGCGGGAGATCGACCGGCTGGTCGATGACGGCAGCACCCGCTACGGCGATGTCGCGGTTTTCTACCGCACCAACTCCCAGTCGCGGGCGCTGGAGGAGGTGTTCATCCGGGTCGGGATGCCCTACCGGGTCGTCGGGGGCGTGCGTTTCTACGAGCGCAGGGAGGTGCGTGATGCCATCGCCTATCTGAGGGCCATCGCCAATCCCGCCGACGATGTGTCAGTGCGCCGTATCCTGAACGTGCCCAAGCGCGGGATCGGTGACCGGGCGGAGGCCGCGGTCTCAGCTCTGGCCAGTGCGGAACGCATCACCTTCTTCGATGCCCTGTCACGCAGTCACGAGGCACCCGGGCTGGCCACCCGCTCGGCGAAACAAATCCGCGGATTCGTCGACCTGATCGAGCGGCACCGCGTGATGATGGCCCAGGGAGAACCCGCGGATGCGATCCTCACCTCGGTGCTCACCGGCTCCGGGTACCTCGCGGAGCTGCAGAACTCCACAGATCCCCAGGACGAGACGCGCCTGGAGAACCTGGAGGAGCTGGTGAACGTGGCGGCAGAGTTCGCCGCAACGGCGAGTGCCGTCGATCTCGCACAGGAGGCAGCGGAGGACGACTCCGCACTGGCGGCGGGAATGCCCGAGCCCGATGCGTCGCTGCCCGCGTTCCTGGAGCGGATCGCCCTGGTGGCTGACTCCGACCAGCTCCCCGGCGGGGAGGAAGAACATGCAGTGGTGACCCTGATGACCCTGCACACCGCGAAGGGCCTGGAATTCGACACGGTATTCCTGACAGGCATGGAGGAGGGAATCTTCCCGCACCTGCGGGCCATGGAGTCGCATGATGAGCTGGAGGAGGAACGGCGCCTCGCCTACGTCGGCATCACCCGCGCCCGGAAGCTGCTGCACCTGTCCCGGGCGACGATGCGCGTCACCTTCGGCCAGCCCGCCTACAATCCGGCATCCCGGTTCCTGGACGAGATACCGGATTCGCTGATGGACTGGCGACGTCTGGGCGAGGTGACCACCTGGGCTGCGGGCAGCGCGGAGCGCACCTCACGTACCAGGGACGCACTGAGTTCCGGCACGGGAAGCCGGCGTCCTACTGCCAGCGACCTGGCGGTCGGTGACCGGGTGGCGCACACGGCCTTCGGGCTAGGCACGGTGCTGGCTGTCCATGGTGCCGGACCGAAGCAGCAGGTCGACGTGGACTTCGGATCGGCTGGCAAGAAGCGCCTCGCGATCAGCCATGCCCCCATGGAGAAGCTCTGA
- a CDS encoding M23 family metallopeptidase: MEKASTPRRAMVEVDYSDLPEEEAGTDEVVEASTKHRSRRRRRFGRASIASGVAGLLAVGTLFGWAWYSRTAGNDSASGQIAPDAAVPEAAAQAVEHGFDHSADSSRSGVRGDLNSAVADEDAKEHDASLKSSRDSALETNANETASEREAQMEADLKLVAAQAEKIEAEKKLAEERFSAARDVLKKAGVDTSSISSEDLAAVSTEGGSMPLKENYTIGASFGQTGSWSRYHTGQDFPAPVGTPIYAAASGIVLSPTSASWAGNNVVIMHMNGGMTLYAHMSQALVKPGQAVKAGDQIGYVGMTGRSFGPHLHFEYYPQGTTPGDVYKATNPVDFLRSQGVTVS, from the coding sequence ATGGAGAAGGCCAGCACCCCGAGACGGGCTATGGTCGAGGTCGATTATTCCGATCTACCCGAAGAGGAAGCCGGCACGGACGAGGTCGTGGAGGCTTCCACAAAGCATCGCTCGAGGCGTCGCCGCCGCTTTGGCCGGGCCTCGATTGCCTCCGGTGTAGCAGGTCTACTGGCAGTGGGGACCCTGTTCGGCTGGGCCTGGTACTCGCGTACCGCCGGGAACGACTCCGCTTCAGGGCAGATCGCCCCCGATGCGGCCGTGCCGGAGGCCGCCGCCCAGGCTGTGGAGCACGGTTTCGACCATTCAGCGGACTCCTCCCGTTCCGGCGTGCGCGGGGACCTGAACTCCGCTGTGGCGGACGAGGACGCCAAGGAGCATGATGCCTCTTTGAAGTCCTCCCGCGACAGCGCTCTTGAGACCAACGCCAACGAGACCGCGTCCGAGCGTGAGGCCCAGATGGAGGCCGACCTCAAGCTTGTGGCCGCACAGGCGGAGAAGATCGAGGCCGAGAAGAAGCTCGCTGAGGAACGCTTCAGCGCCGCCCGCGACGTCCTGAAGAAGGCGGGCGTCGACACCTCCTCTATCTCCTCAGAGGACCTGGCTGCCGTCTCCACCGAGGGTGGCTCCATGCCGCTCAAGGAGAACTACACCATCGGTGCTTCCTTCGGGCAGACCGGAAGCTGGTCCCGCTACCACACCGGGCAGGATTTCCCGGCCCCCGTCGGCACCCCCATCTACGCTGCTGCCTCGGGCATCGTGCTGAGCCCCACCTCGGCTTCCTGGGCCGGCAACAACGTGGTGATCATGCACATGAACGGCGGCATGACCCTGTACGCCCACATGTCACAGGCCTTGGTGAAGCCGGGACAGGCCGTCAAGGCTGGCGACCAGATCGGCTATGTCGGGATGACGGGCCGGTCTTTCGGCCCCCACCTGCACTTCGAGTACTACCCGCAGGGCACCACCCCGGGCGACGTCTACAAGGCCACGAACCCAGTCGACTTCCTCCGCAGCCAAGGCGTCACCGTCAGCTGA
- a CDS encoding cell division protein PerM, producing MAERSSRHRTIAVDVGEEARSKRPQVTIAWFVLAPLGALAVVAAGWLLMAGPAALGWLTSPSSQLPDALALASRVLLLANWSSAHIGGQRVSIAPLGLTLAVMLLGVPVSGLAARHAARAGLGDAAASQDDLRRLVLRVGGTYAATYALAITLIALVIPGSSVLQALLGGCLIGLVPGLWGAARSVGYDPGLAWPGWIRVIPRALWVAVLTCVGTGAVLLTIALILSRDRVASIADGLSGDAAAGVLLVVLQLAWLPNLVIWSMAWALGAGITLGEGTLLNMNGTSVGFLPSIPVLGAVPEPGPLPGLVWLWLLGGITAGAVVGLIITLARPARRFGESALAGGLSGVASGVLLVVVAWLSSGGLGLRRLAYLGVRLQDLMITAPGILGLSGLVTGLMVGVFRKEWSSWRRSGDGEEAGEQSAASGQNRGEDDEETRRR from the coding sequence GTGGCGGAACGTAGCTCCCGGCACCGGACAATAGCCGTGGATGTCGGTGAGGAGGCACGCAGCAAACGGCCTCAGGTGACCATCGCGTGGTTCGTGCTGGCGCCGCTGGGGGCGCTGGCCGTGGTTGCCGCCGGCTGGCTCCTGATGGCTGGCCCGGCTGCCCTCGGGTGGCTGACCTCACCCAGCTCGCAGCTTCCGGATGCCCTCGCGCTGGCGTCCCGTGTGCTGTTGCTGGCCAACTGGTCGTCCGCCCACATCGGGGGCCAGCGGGTGAGTATCGCCCCACTCGGACTGACGCTGGCAGTGATGCTGCTTGGCGTGCCGGTCTCAGGACTGGCGGCTCGCCACGCCGCTCGTGCCGGCCTGGGGGACGCGGCGGCCTCCCAGGACGATCTCCGGCGCCTGGTGTTGCGGGTTGGCGGCACCTATGCCGCCACCTATGCCCTGGCCATCACCCTGATCGCCCTGGTCATCCCGGGCAGCTCCGTCCTCCAGGCTCTGCTGGGCGGCTGCCTGATCGGTTTGGTGCCGGGTCTGTGGGGGGCAGCACGCTCCGTCGGCTACGACCCTGGCCTGGCCTGGCCCGGGTGGATCCGCGTGATTCCCCGTGCCCTCTGGGTCGCGGTGCTGACCTGTGTGGGCACCGGGGCGGTACTTCTCACCATCGCGCTGATCCTGAGCCGTGACCGTGTCGCGAGCATCGCGGACGGCCTTAGTGGCGATGCCGCTGCGGGCGTTCTCCTGGTCGTCCTACAGCTGGCGTGGCTGCCGAACCTGGTCATCTGGTCCATGGCCTGGGCGCTTGGCGCAGGCATCACCCTAGGAGAGGGGACGCTGCTCAACATGAACGGCACGAGCGTCGGTTTCCTGCCGTCCATACCTGTCCTCGGCGCTGTTCCGGAACCCGGCCCGCTGCCCGGCCTGGTCTGGCTGTGGCTGCTGGGCGGGATCACGGCAGGGGCGGTGGTGGGTCTCATCATCACGCTGGCGCGCCCCGCCCGGCGCTTCGGGGAGTCCGCCTTGGCCGGTGGGCTGTCGGGAGTGGCCTCAGGGGTGCTGTTGGTGGTGGTGGCGTGGCTCTCGTCCGGGGGGCTGGGACTGCGGCGGCTGGCCTACCTGGGAGTGCGCCTGCAGGATCTGATGATCACCGCCCCGGGCATCCTCGGGTTGAGCGGGCTGGTCACCGGCCTCATGGTGGGGGTCTTCAGGAAGGAATGGTCATCCTGGCGCCGGTCCGGAGACGGTGAGGAGGCCGGCGAGCAGTCAGCGGCCAGCGGTCAGAACCGGGGCGAGGACGACGAAGAGACTCGGCGACGGTGA
- the purN gene encoding phosphoribosylglycinamide formyltransferase, translating to MTTRVVVLVSGSGTLLQALLDAVAVGELDARVVGVVSDQPAAPALERARVAGVPAVAHPYARGSDRGAWDAELTRIVAGFEPDLIASAGFMKLLGESFLARFGGSVINTHPALLPSFPGMHGPRDALNHGVKVSGATVFLVDTGVDTGRILAQGAVEVLAGDTVATLHERIKVVERRLLVETVRAWNEGEI from the coding sequence GTGACGACTCGCGTGGTGGTGCTGGTTTCCGGCTCGGGGACACTGCTGCAGGCTCTCCTCGATGCCGTGGCGGTGGGTGAGCTGGACGCGCGGGTCGTCGGGGTGGTCTCCGACCAGCCCGCGGCCCCTGCCCTGGAGCGGGCCCGGGTCGCCGGGGTTCCCGCGGTCGCCCATCCGTATGCCAGGGGATCGGACCGGGGCGCCTGGGATGCTGAGCTGACCAGGATCGTGGCGGGATTCGAGCCCGATCTCATCGCCTCCGCCGGCTTCATGAAGCTGCTGGGGGAGAGTTTCCTGGCCCGTTTCGGGGGCAGCGTCATCAACACCCATCCCGCCCTGTTGCCTAGCTTCCCGGGAATGCACGGTCCCCGTGACGCCCTGAACCATGGCGTGAAGGTGTCCGGCGCCACGGTCTTCCTGGTCGACACTGGAGTAGACACCGGTAGGATCCTGGCACAGGGAGCGGTCGAAGTGCTGGCCGGCGACACAGTCGCGACCCTCCACGAACGCATCAAGGTGGTCGAGCGCCGCCTGTTGGTTGAGACCGTGCGTGCCTGGAACGAAGGAGAGATATGA
- the purH gene encoding bifunctional phosphoribosylaminoimidazolecarboxamide formyltransferase/IMP cyclohydrolase, producing MTDRIPLRRALLSVYDKTGLEDLAAALHTAGVELVSTGSTATRIAAAGVPVTPVEELTGFPECLDGRVKTLHPRIHAGILADRRLGSHLAQLEELGVDPFDLVVVNLYPFEATVLSGAGPDECIEQIDIGGPSMVRAAAKNHPSVAVVTATSQYPRVLAALAEGGFTLQQRRDLAARAFQHTASYDVAVASWMEANLATPAADGFPEWLGATWVKQQGLRYGENSHQGAALYSYPPGPEGIAQARLLHGKPMSYNNYTDGEAAYRAAHDFTEPCVAIIKHANPCGIAIGSDIAEAHRKAHACDPVSAFGGVVAANRPVTAQCAKQVRDIFTEVVIAPGFEPGALEILTAKKNLRLLEAVPYTHRQRTLHPVSGGALLQQPDRIDALGDDPAAWELKAGTAADVATLSDLAFAWRACRAVKSNAILLARDGASVGVGMGQVNRVDSCRLAVERAGERSAGSVAASDAFFPFADGPRLLIDGGVRAIVQPGGSLRDQETIDLCAEHGITLYFTGTRHFFH from the coding sequence ATGACCGACCGGATTCCGCTGCGCCGTGCGCTGCTCAGCGTCTACGACAAGACCGGTCTCGAGGACCTGGCGGCCGCCCTCCATACCGCGGGGGTGGAGCTGGTCTCGACGGGCTCCACCGCCACGCGGATCGCAGCTGCCGGCGTGCCCGTGACTCCGGTGGAGGAGCTGACCGGATTCCCCGAGTGCCTGGACGGCAGGGTCAAGACCCTCCACCCGCGTATCCATGCCGGCATCCTCGCCGACCGCCGCCTGGGATCCCACCTCGCGCAGCTCGAGGAGCTCGGCGTGGACCCCTTCGACCTCGTGGTGGTGAACCTCTACCCCTTCGAGGCCACGGTCTTATCCGGGGCCGGTCCTGACGAGTGCATCGAGCAGATCGACATCGGCGGGCCCTCGATGGTGCGCGCCGCCGCGAAGAACCATCCGAGCGTCGCCGTGGTCACCGCCACCTCGCAGTATCCCCGCGTCCTAGCAGCCCTCGCCGAGGGGGGATTCACCTTGCAGCAACGCCGCGACCTCGCTGCCCGGGCCTTCCAGCACACCGCCTCCTACGACGTCGCGGTGGCGTCCTGGATGGAGGCGAACCTCGCCACCCCGGCCGCGGACGGTTTCCCGGAGTGGCTGGGCGCGACCTGGGTGAAGCAGCAGGGGCTGCGCTACGGGGAGAACTCCCACCAGGGGGCGGCGCTCTACAGCTATCCTCCCGGCCCGGAGGGGATCGCGCAGGCCCGGCTGCTGCACGGCAAACCCATGAGCTACAACAACTACACCGACGGCGAGGCCGCCTATCGCGCCGCCCACGATTTCACCGAGCCGTGCGTCGCCATCATCAAGCATGCCAATCCGTGCGGGATCGCGATCGGGTCCGATATCGCCGAGGCGCATCGCAAGGCACATGCCTGCGACCCGGTCTCGGCTTTCGGAGGGGTCGTGGCGGCCAACCGTCCCGTGACCGCGCAGTGTGCTAAGCAGGTCAGGGATATCTTCACGGAGGTCGTGATCGCCCCCGGCTTCGAGCCCGGGGCCCTGGAGATCCTCACCGCGAAGAAGAACCTGCGACTGCTGGAGGCCGTCCCGTACACGCACCGGCAACGCACCCTGCACCCGGTCTCCGGCGGGGCCCTGCTACAGCAGCCCGACCGGATCGACGCGCTCGGCGATGATCCCGCGGCCTGGGAGCTCAAGGCGGGCACGGCGGCCGATGTGGCGACCCTGTCAGACTTGGCCTTCGCCTGGCGGGCCTGCCGTGCCGTGAAGTCCAATGCGATCCTGCTGGCCCGTGACGGCGCATCTGTCGGCGTGGGCATGGGGCAGGTGAACCGCGTCGACTCCTGCCGCCTCGCGGTAGAACGCGCGGGGGAGCGGTCTGCTGGGTCTGTCGCCGCCTCCGACGCCTTCTTCCCATTTGCCGATGGGCCGCGGCTCCTGATCGACGGTGGGGTGCGGGCGATCGTTCAGCCAGGCGGCTCCCTGCGGGATCAGGAGACCATCGACCTGTGTGCCGAGCATGGGATCACCCTGTATTTCACCGGTACCCGTCACTTCTTCCACTGA
- a CDS encoding bifunctional methylenetetrahydrofolate dehydrogenase/methenyltetrahydrofolate cyclohydrolase — MTAMKLDGRATAAAIKAELGQRVARLRSQGVTPGLATVLVGDDPASQNYVRMKHRDCEQVGIASIQVELPANATMSQLEEAIAGLNADEACTGYIVQLPLPSHLDENRALELIDPGKDADGLHPVNLGRLVLNELATLPCTPRGIVELVRRHGIEWQGAEVCVVGRGITVGRPLGLILTRRAENATVTLCHTGTRDLAGHTRRAGIVVAAAGVPGMITAGMIREGAVCIDVGVSRVDGRTTGDLAQDVWDKAGWVTPNPGGVGPMTRAMLLSNVVDRAEGLHADAANG, encoded by the coding sequence ATGACTGCGATGAAGCTGGACGGCAGGGCCACAGCCGCTGCGATCAAGGCCGAGCTGGGGCAGCGGGTGGCCAGGCTGCGTTCCCAGGGCGTGACGCCCGGGCTCGCGACGGTGCTCGTCGGGGACGACCCGGCCAGCCAGAACTACGTCCGCATGAAGCACCGCGACTGCGAGCAGGTGGGCATCGCCTCCATTCAGGTGGAGTTGCCGGCGAACGCCACCATGTCCCAGCTCGAGGAGGCCATCGCCGGGCTCAACGCCGACGAGGCCTGCACCGGCTACATCGTGCAGTTGCCGCTGCCGTCCCACCTGGACGAGAACCGGGCGTTGGAACTCATCGACCCCGGCAAGGACGCCGACGGCCTGCACCCGGTCAACCTGGGACGGCTGGTGCTCAACGAGCTCGCGACCCTGCCCTGCACCCCCCGGGGAATCGTGGAGCTGGTGCGCCGCCACGGCATCGAGTGGCAGGGAGCCGAGGTGTGCGTGGTGGGCCGGGGCATCACGGTCGGGCGTCCTCTCGGGCTGATCCTGACCCGTCGTGCCGAGAACGCGACCGTGACGTTGTGCCACACCGGCACCCGGGACCTGGCCGGGCATACCAGGCGGGCCGGCATCGTGGTGGCGGCGGCCGGGGTGCCTGGGATGATCACCGCCGGCATGATCCGTGAGGGCGCGGTGTGCATCGATGTCGGAGTGAGCCGGGTCGATGGCAGGACTACCGGGGACCTGGCCCAGGATGTGTGGGACAAAGCCGGCTGGGTCACCCCGAACCCTGGTGGGGTGGGGCCCATGACCCGGGCCATGCTGCTCAGCAACGTCGTCGATCGCGCCGAGGGTCTCCATGCAGACGCCGCCAACGGTTAA
- a CDS encoding DUF3017 domain-containing protein, which produces MQTPPTVNRLPTNPWPLVAVIGVFTIGVLIAGFGSWRYGALVMAAATLLAGLARMLLPRQVSGLLVVRRRWVDVTLLVSLGTAMGVLALVVPPGI; this is translated from the coding sequence ATGCAGACGCCGCCAACGGTTAACCGGCTCCCGACCAACCCCTGGCCGCTGGTTGCTGTGATCGGGGTGTTCACCATCGGTGTGCTGATCGCGGGTTTCGGGAGCTGGCGGTATGGGGCTTTGGTGATGGCAGCTGCCACCCTGCTGGCAGGATTGGCCCGGATGCTCCTGCCACGCCAGGTCTCAGGGCTGCTCGTGGTGCGGCGGCGCTGGGTGGACGTCACACTGCTGGTCAGCCTGGGAACAGCCATGGGGGTACTCGCTCTGGTGGTTCCCCCTGGCATCTGA
- a CDS encoding malate dehydrogenase, giving the protein MSTEAPVKIAVTGAAGQICYSLLFRIASGSLLGDRPIELRLLEITPALKALEGVVMELDDCAFPNLKNVVIGDDPKKVFDGANLAMLVGAMPRKAGMERGDLLSANGAIFTAQGKALNDVAADDVRVLVTGNPANTNALIASSNAPDIPAERFNALTRLDHNRAKTQLALKLGRPVEEVKKMTIWGNHSSTQYPDIFHAEVGGKNAAELVGDEAWIESTFIPTVAKRGAAIIEARGLSSAASAANATVEHMRDWVLGTPDGDWVSMAVPSDGSYGVAEGVIASFPCVVKDGQYEIVQGLEIDPFSRAKIDASVAELLDERQAVKELGLI; this is encoded by the coding sequence ATGAGCACTGAGGCTCCCGTCAAGATCGCAGTGACCGGTGCCGCCGGTCAGATCTGTTACAGCCTGCTGTTCCGTATCGCCAGTGGCTCCCTGCTGGGCGACCGGCCCATCGAGCTGCGTCTGCTGGAGATCACCCCGGCCCTGAAGGCACTGGAGGGGGTCGTCATGGAGCTCGACGACTGCGCCTTCCCGAACCTGAAGAACGTCGTCATCGGCGATGACCCGAAGAAGGTCTTCGACGGTGCCAACCTGGCGATGCTGGTCGGCGCCATGCCCCGCAAGGCCGGCATGGAGCGTGGTGACCTGCTGAGCGCCAACGGTGCCATTTTCACCGCGCAGGGCAAGGCCCTCAATGACGTCGCCGCCGACGACGTCCGGGTGCTGGTGACCGGCAACCCCGCCAACACCAATGCGCTGATCGCTTCCAGCAACGCCCCCGATATCCCCGCGGAGCGTTTCAATGCGCTTACCCGTCTCGATCACAACCGCGCCAAGACCCAGCTGGCCCTCAAGCTCGGCCGTCCCGTCGAAGAGGTCAAGAAGATGACCATCTGGGGCAACCACTCCTCCACCCAGTACCCCGACATCTTCCATGCCGAGGTCGGCGGGAAGAACGCCGCTGAGCTCGTCGGCGACGAGGCCTGGATCGAGTCCACGTTCATCCCGACGGTCGCCAAGCGTGGTGCCGCCATCATCGAGGCCCGCGGCCTCTCGTCCGCCGCCTCCGCTGCCAACGCCACCGTCGAGCACATGCGCGACTGGGTGCTCGGCACCCCCGACGGCGACTGGGTATCGATGGCGGTGCCGTCCGACGGCTCCTATGGGGTCGCAGAGGGTGTCATCGCATCCTTCCCGTGCGTGGTCAAGGACGGCCAGTACGAGATCGTCCAGGGTCTTGAGATCGACCCGTTCTCCCGCGCCAAGATCGATGCCTCGGTCGCCGAGCTGCTCGATGAGCGCCAGGCGGTCAAGGAACTCGGCCTGATCTGA